The following coding sequences are from one Prochlorococcus marinus CUG1438 window:
- a CDS encoding AhpC/TSA family protein, translated as MTDNFQKDINSLVEEFNFKGNRKFKLIILFGLLGDFDSFEYAINLKNLIDSQRIVDLDIFGVAIGNQKGKEKFCKFTGFPLNNLIVVSDNQIHNNLNLSRGLDVGLGGWINMLLMLSGINSLKTIKEVFRGYTGDREAKQIYSEFDKIDVLKFLKFSGNSFKEVFGDGYLRPFELATFRLNNMKEIIQNWDDYILQEEYLPQRGATFLLNDANEVIYKFFSSDVLGYSSNMRDPLDFLSKLIKG; from the coding sequence GTGACTGACAATTTTCAAAAAGATATCAATAGTCTTGTTGAAGAATTCAACTTTAAAGGGAATAGAAAATTCAAATTAATTATTTTATTTGGTTTATTGGGAGATTTCGATAGCTTTGAATATGCAATAAATTTAAAAAATCTTATCGATAGTCAACGAATTGTTGATTTAGATATTTTTGGCGTTGCTATTGGCAATCAAAAAGGGAAAGAAAAATTCTGTAAATTTACTGGCTTTCCTTTAAACAACTTAATAGTTGTCTCAGATAACCAAATCCACAATAATCTCAACCTTTCAAGAGGTTTGGATGTAGGTTTAGGTGGATGGATCAATATGCTTTTGATGCTTTCTGGAATAAATTCTCTAAAAACAATCAAAGAAGTTTTTAGAGGTTACACAGGAGACCGTGAAGCAAAGCAAATCTATTCAGAATTTGACAAAATTGACGTTCTAAAATTCCTAAAATTTTCAGGTAACTCGTTTAAAGAGGTATTTGGGGATGGTTACTTAAGACCATTTGAATTGGCCACATTTAGATTAAATAACATGAAAGAAATAATCCAAAATTGGGACGATTATATTCTTCAAGAAGAATACCTACCTCAAAGAGGAGCTACATTTTTGTTGAATGACGCTAACGAAGTAATTTATAAATTTTTTTCAAGTGATGTACTTGGATATTCCTCAAATATGCGGGATCCATTAGACTTTTTGTCTAAATTAATTAAAGGATAG
- a CDS encoding cobyric acid synthase, producing the protein MELEAKLHEIKKPIMVLGTSSGAGKSLTVTAICRILKTLGEEPIPFKGQNMSNNAWVDWEGGEMAYSQALQAFACGINPSAEMNPILLKPQGNSISEVIHLGKSRGITTAKNYYQDWFIPGWEVIKKSLNSIYKRKPNCRLIIEGAGSPVEMNLIHRDLTNLRVAKYLNANCILVSDIERGGIFAQIIGTLELMKPEEKKLIKGIIINKFRGDLSLFEEGKKWIESKTKIPVIGIIPWLNDTFPPEDSLDLLEKKSRFTNPEIKVGIVKLPSISNFSDFDPLENEESILIEWIRESQNLRKYDFVILPGSKQTIKDQIFLKNSGLSQDIRDYSNSNGNIFGICGGLQMLGTTLEDPYFKEGSKNFSKQKANGIGLLPLKTTFFEKKLTRQINSESLWPCKSKVNGFEIHNGQTEIDKTQKLLRIKPIFKDSGLGWYKENNGGGTIAGTYIHGIFENDSWRDQYINLIRESKNLPLLNRKSVSYKNKRDSIINNLANEFDKHLNLTSFLS; encoded by the coding sequence ATGGAGTTAGAAGCAAAATTACATGAAATAAAGAAACCAATAATGGTTCTTGGCACTTCCAGTGGAGCAGGAAAATCTTTAACTGTTACTGCTATTTGCAGAATTCTTAAAACTTTGGGTGAAGAACCAATCCCTTTTAAAGGACAAAATATGAGTAACAACGCTTGGGTTGACTGGGAAGGTGGAGAGATGGCATATTCACAAGCACTGCAAGCTTTTGCGTGTGGTATTAACCCTTCTGCAGAGATGAATCCAATTTTATTAAAGCCACAAGGTAATTCAATAAGTGAGGTTATTCATCTTGGTAAAAGTAGAGGAATAACAACCGCCAAAAATTACTACCAAGATTGGTTTATTCCAGGTTGGGAAGTAATTAAAAAAAGTCTAAATTCTATTTATAAAAGAAAACCAAATTGCCGTTTAATTATCGAAGGAGCTGGTAGTCCAGTAGAAATGAATTTAATTCATAGAGATCTTACAAATTTAAGAGTTGCTAAGTATTTAAATGCAAATTGCATTTTGGTTTCTGATATTGAAAGGGGAGGAATATTTGCACAAATAATAGGAACCCTTGAATTAATGAAACCAGAAGAAAAAAAACTTATTAAGGGAATTATTATAAATAAATTCAGAGGAGACCTATCATTATTTGAAGAAGGAAAAAAATGGATAGAAAGTAAAACAAAAATTCCTGTTATTGGAATTATTCCATGGTTAAATGATACATTTCCTCCAGAAGATTCTTTAGATTTATTAGAAAAAAAATCACGTTTCACGAATCCTGAGATCAAAGTTGGAATTGTAAAATTGCCATCTATAAGTAACTTTTCAGATTTTGATCCATTAGAGAATGAAGAATCAATTTTAATTGAATGGATTAGAGAATCGCAAAACCTAAGGAAATATGACTTTGTTATTCTTCCTGGAAGTAAACAAACTATTAAAGACCAAATATTTCTTAAAAATTCAGGTTTATCACAAGATATAAGAGACTATTCAAATAGTAATGGAAACATTTTTGGAATCTGTGGAGGTTTGCAAATGTTAGGAACAACGCTTGAAGATCCCTATTTTAAGGAGGGTTCCAAAAATTTTTCTAAACAAAAAGCTAATGGGATTGGATTACTGCCATTAAAAACAACTTTCTTTGAGAAAAAATTAACGCGTCAAATTAACTCCGAATCTTTATGGCCATGCAAATCAAAAGTTAATGGATTTGAAATTCACAATGGCCAAACTGAAATAGATAAAACTCAAAAATTACTAAGGATTAAACCTATCTTCAAAGACTCAGGTCTAGGTTGGTACAAAGAAAATAATGGGGGTGGGACTATTGCAGGAACATATATTCACGGAATATTTGAAAATGATAGTTGGAGAGATCAATATATTAATTTAATAAGGGAGAGTAAAAATTTACCCTTATTAAATAGAAAATCAGTATCTTATAAAAACAAGAGAGATTCTATTATTAATAATCTCGCGAATGAATTCGATAAACATCTAAATCTCACGTCATTTTTAAGTTGA
- a CDS encoding DUF1824 family protein, protein MKINKLVDLNNLRTAPQLTNRQEKKLLEELEANIFNADWITIGIMASSDNRAIESLQSISKKYSSIKFENLRSLHADGSVFLKANQKTSNVFVRSENGLGEGILITCQYDEGAEESNTFGPLPLDFFT, encoded by the coding sequence ATGAAAATAAATAAATTAGTCGACTTGAATAATCTAAGGACTGCACCACAATTAACTAATAGACAAGAAAAAAAACTTTTAGAGGAATTAGAAGCAAATATTTTTAATGCCGATTGGATAACAATAGGCATAATGGCATCTAGTGATAATAGAGCTATTGAATCTTTACAATCAATTTCTAAGAAATATTCCTCAATAAAATTTGAGAATCTACGTTCCCTTCATGCTGATGGAAGTGTTTTTTTAAAAGCTAATCAAAAAACTAGTAATGTTTTTGTCAGATCTGAAAATGGTCTAGGAGAGGGAATTTTAATAACATGTCAGTATGACGAAGGCGCTGAAGAATCTAATACTTTTGGGCCATTGCCATTAGATTTTTTTACATAA
- a CDS encoding DUF3386 domain-containing protein translates to MDNLKEINCKEIFRNAYENRYTWKNDFHGYQGKCIFFANNQIYKGDFVLGKDFKPNIQKIEDEKVVKSIASQLFEVCIHRVRREFESVHSENNFNLLKNSESGIEMSVSGKNQGDKYRVKNDYINMVYRKIHGTIIEIFVEEFLDTGAGSLSTKYSSQQIDPDTLERNSCKLEYEDEFLNMGKKDYWILNSRTIKYLNQNQEEETQKFIFEDLCLLN, encoded by the coding sequence ATGGATAATCTAAAGGAAATTAATTGTAAGGAGATTTTCAGAAATGCTTATGAAAATAGGTATACCTGGAAGAATGATTTTCATGGTTACCAAGGTAAATGTATTTTTTTTGCTAATAATCAAATTTATAAAGGCGACTTCGTATTAGGTAAAGACTTTAAACCAAATATTCAAAAAATAGAAGATGAGAAAGTTGTTAAAAGTATTGCCTCTCAGTTATTTGAAGTGTGCATACATAGAGTCAGGAGAGAATTTGAATCAGTGCACTCAGAAAATAATTTTAATTTACTAAAAAATTCTGAAAGTGGTATTGAAATGAGTGTTTCAGGTAAAAATCAAGGCGATAAATATAGAGTTAAAAATGACTATATTAATATGGTCTATAGAAAAATTCATGGAACGATAATTGAAATTTTTGTTGAAGAATTTTTAGATACAGGAGCAGGTTCCCTTAGTACAAAATATAGTAGTCAACAAATTGATCCAGATACACTTGAAAGAAACTCATGCAAATTGGAATACGAGGATGAATTCCTAAATATGGGTAAAAAGGATTATTGGATACTAAACTCGAGGACTATAAAATACCTAAACCAAAATCAAGAAGAAGAAACACAAAAGTTTATTTTTGAGGATCTATGCCTATTAAATTAA
- a CDS encoding methyltransferase domain-containing protein, whose amino-acid sequence MEVLNNYQRKKIDESNDEEFYTNPKFVYHLDANFRQNLSNLYEKEIDNHSTVLDLMSSWDSYLPKEKKYKRVIGHGLNKQELEKNTIFDSYWIQNFNLNQQIPLVTESVDYCLMVAAWQYLQYPENLTKEIARILSREGKFIIAFSNRAFWHKAPNIWTSSNEEERVKYVRKVLISNGFTEPKIIKKFTEPSLNIFNFLNKDPFYCLIANKE is encoded by the coding sequence TTGGAAGTTTTAAATAATTATCAGAGAAAAAAAATAGATGAGAGTAATGATGAAGAATTTTATACTAATCCGAAATTTGTTTATCATCTAGATGCAAACTTCAGGCAAAATCTATCAAATTTATATGAAAAAGAAATTGATAATCATTCAACTGTACTTGATTTAATGTCTAGTTGGGATAGTTATTTACCTAAAGAGAAAAAATATAAAAGAGTTATTGGACATGGTTTAAACAAACAAGAACTTGAAAAAAACACAATTTTTGATTCTTATTGGATACAAAACTTTAATTTAAATCAACAAATTCCTCTAGTTACAGAAAGCGTTGATTATTGCTTGATGGTGGCCGCATGGCAATATTTACAATATCCAGAGAATTTAACCAAAGAAATTGCAAGAATATTGAGTAGAGAGGGTAAGTTTATTATTGCTTTTTCAAACAGAGCATTTTGGCATAAAGCTCCTAATATATGGACTTCATCTAATGAAGAAGAAAGAGTCAAATATGTAAGAAAAGTATTAATCTCAAACGGCTTTACTGAGCCAAAAATTATCAAAAAGTTTACTGAACCATCACTTAATATATTTAATTTTTTAAATAAAGACCCATTTTATTGTCTAATCGCTAACAAAGAGTAA
- a CDS encoding porin, which translates to MKLFQQLLVVGASLGFIAPISAQAANIVDLEEMSSYSRSKKKSSKLDSTTFTNTVSGNTSSLKKSSRLDSKTFINDVSEDTATIKGPFDDHGDQLNKFEAGSFSDTTVMGGTAVMWIGSIDGGDEIGESESTSTGYTYKWDLNTSFSGDDNLYVRLKTGEQGDIWKNKYTYHIETKDNSDLMEVDKMWYTFPIGEKITAFVGPRIENYYMYITPSIYKPGALKSFKLGGNSNFGASTDVGYGLKYEHDNGIGFATNVVDKGADENAGWFAPANAIKWDSQLAYTTERWHVSGTLSNARNWSAHEYNATTLGRQVARDSIGYALRAYWMPEETGTTVPEVTVGYDTKSYGGVVNDGDTTQANSYMLGLTWKDMIQADDRIGIAFTQPLSATEVQGGGATGEVGAQVWEAYYSFRPNDAMEITPAIFGGNDIASSEDDDIFGLLLTSKFKF; encoded by the coding sequence ATGAAACTCTTCCAACAATTGTTGGTAGTTGGAGCATCTTTGGGATTCATAGCTCCCATTAGTGCTCAAGCTGCCAATATTGTCGACTTAGAAGAAATGAGTAGCTATTCACGTAGCAAAAAAAAATCTTCGAAACTCGACAGCACAACATTCACTAATACAGTTAGTGGAAATACTTCAAGTCTTAAAAAATCTTCCAGACTTGATAGCAAAACATTCATTAACGATGTTAGTGAAGATACTGCAACTATTAAAGGGCCTTTTGATGACCATGGTGATCAACTAAATAAATTTGAAGCTGGGAGCTTTTCAGACACTACTGTCATGGGTGGAACAGCTGTTATGTGGATTGGTTCAATTGATGGTGGCGATGAAATAGGTGAAAGCGAATCCACATCAACAGGTTATACATACAAATGGGACTTGAATACAAGTTTTTCAGGCGATGATAATCTTTATGTTCGTCTTAAGACTGGTGAACAAGGTGACATATGGAAAAATAAATATACATATCACATAGAGACTAAAGATAATAGCGATCTTATGGAAGTCGATAAAATGTGGTATACCTTTCCTATTGGGGAGAAAATTACTGCTTTTGTAGGCCCAAGGATTGAGAACTATTACATGTACATCACTCCTTCTATTTATAAACCAGGAGCACTTAAATCTTTCAAACTTGGTGGAAATAGCAACTTTGGAGCTAGTACAGACGTAGGTTACGGATTAAAGTATGAACATGATAATGGAATTGGTTTCGCTACCAATGTTGTTGACAAGGGTGCTGATGAAAACGCAGGTTGGTTTGCTCCTGCTAACGCAATTAAGTGGGATTCGCAACTAGCCTATACCACAGAAAGATGGCACGTTTCAGGAACACTATCAAATGCCCGAAACTGGAGTGCTCATGAATATAATGCAACGACATTGGGTCGCCAAGTAGCTAGAGACTCTATAGGTTATGCTCTAAGAGCTTATTGGATGCCAGAGGAGACAGGCACTACAGTACCTGAAGTCACGGTCGGTTATGACACTAAATCTTATGGAGGAGTCGTTAACGATGGAGACACAACTCAAGCAAACAGTTACATGCTTGGTTTGACCTGGAAAGATATGATTCAAGCTGATGACAGAATCGGTATTGCATTCACCCAACCTTTATCAGCTACTGAAGTTCAAGGTGGGGGAGCCACTGGAGAAGTTGGCGCTCAAGTTTGGGAAGCTTATTATTCTTTCAGGCCAAATGATGCAATGGAAATAACACCTGCAATTTTTGGTGGAAATGACATTGCTTCAAGTGAAGACGACGACATCTTTGGTCTTCTTTTAACTTCAAAGTTCAAATTCTAA
- a CDS encoding extracellular solute-binding protein — protein MQNLKKLIYSLLSFTFLLNFNIPVNSTEKEVIVYSGRHYNTDRSVYKKFADETGIKVRLLEATGISLIERLKREGKNSQADLILLVDAARITNAAKAGLLQQVESKSLEKDVPIGLKDKNKEWYALTRRVRVMVANPKVVDVSKIKDYTDLADPSLKGKVCLRNRKSPYNQSLVANQIINQGESNTKAWLSGMISNVSQPFFPGDISIIRAVSKKKCGVGIVNHYYVARMLAGGNGRRDALYAKRTSVITPNPAHVNISAGGVARYATNKNEAIKLLEYLASPRGSKGLAAPTFEHPLKEVNQNPIVKDFGEFIPDKVTVEELGVNNSLAIKLMKDAGWN, from the coding sequence GTGCAAAATCTAAAAAAATTAATTTATTCATTACTATCATTCACATTTTTACTGAACTTTAATATTCCAGTTAATTCAACAGAAAAAGAAGTCATAGTTTATTCTGGCAGGCATTACAACACTGACAGGAGTGTCTATAAAAAGTTTGCGGATGAAACAGGAATCAAAGTTAGGCTTCTTGAAGCAACTGGAATATCCTTAATTGAAAGATTGAAAAGAGAGGGGAAGAATTCTCAAGCAGATTTAATTCTGCTGGTTGACGCTGCAAGAATTACTAATGCGGCTAAAGCTGGATTGCTTCAACAAGTAGAATCAAAATCTTTGGAAAAAGATGTTCCAATAGGGCTAAAGGATAAAAATAAAGAGTGGTATGCATTAACTAGAAGAGTAAGAGTTATGGTGGCTAACCCAAAAGTTGTAGATGTAAGTAAGATTAAGGACTATACAGATTTAGCTGATCCATCTTTAAAAGGTAAAGTATGTTTAAGAAATAGAAAAAGTCCATATAATCAATCTTTAGTTGCCAATCAAATAATTAATCAAGGAGAATCAAATACAAAAGCTTGGTTAAGCGGGATGATTTCGAATGTTTCCCAACCTTTCTTCCCTGGTGATATTTCAATAATTAGAGCTGTTTCTAAGAAAAAATGTGGAGTAGGTATTGTTAATCATTATTATGTTGCAAGAATGTTAGCCGGCGGCAATGGAAGAAGAGATGCTTTATATGCAAAACGTACTTCAGTAATTACTCCAAATCCAGCTCATGTAAATATTAGTGCTGGTGGGGTAGCCAGATATGCAACAAATAAAAATGAAGCTATTAAGCTCCTTGAATATCTAGCATCTCCAAGAGGAAGTAAAGGTCTTGCCGCTCCCACCTTTGAACATCCATTAAAAGAAGTTAATCAAAATCCAATTGTTAAAGACTTTGGAGAATTTATTCCTGATAAGGTAACTGTAGAAGAACTTGGCGTAAATAACTCTCTTGCTATTAAATTGATGAAAGATGCTGGGTGGAATTAA
- the maf gene encoding septum formation protein Maf, with amino-acid sequence MLILASASQSRKKLLENSQIEFIQISSNFDETTIQEKNIFNLALELSFQKANSLSENIQKVSLPKDFNYGPLEILGCDSIFEFKGEAYGKPSNKEEAFIRWKKMSGEFGFLHTGHTLIIGNFDSISKNFKITEIIKNTVSSRVYFSKLEDWEIKSYVDTNEPLLCAGGFALEGIGGKYIEKIDGCFSNVMGLSLPWLRKNLYK; translated from the coding sequence GTGTTAATTCTAGCCTCTGCTTCCCAATCTAGAAAGAAATTACTTGAAAATTCTCAAATTGAATTTATTCAAATATCAAGTAACTTTGATGAAACTACTATTCAAGAAAAGAATATATTTAACTTGGCTTTGGAACTATCTTTTCAAAAGGCTAATAGTTTATCTGAAAATATTCAAAAAGTATCATTGCCCAAAGATTTTAATTATGGCCCTTTGGAAATACTTGGGTGCGATTCAATTTTTGAATTTAAAGGAGAAGCTTATGGAAAACCATCTAATAAAGAAGAGGCATTTATTAGATGGAAAAAAATGTCTGGAGAATTTGGATTTTTACATACTGGTCATACTTTAATAATTGGAAATTTTGATTCAATTTCCAAAAATTTTAAAATTACTGAAATAATAAAAAATACAGTAAGTTCAAGAGTTTATTTTTCTAAGTTGGAAGATTGGGAAATCAAGAGTTATGTAGATACAAATGAACCTTTACTTTGCGCGGGAGGATTTGCTTTGGAGGGTATAGGAGGCAAATATATAGAAAAAATAGATGGTTGTTTCAGTAATGTGATGGGGTTAAGCTTGCCATGGCTTAGAAAAAATTTATATAAATAA
- a CDS encoding chlorophyll a/b binding light-harvesting protein, whose product MLQTYGKSDVTYDWYAGNSGVVGRSGKFIAAHAAHAGLMMFWAGAFGLFELARYDATIPMGAQKAIVLPHLAGIGIGGIENGVITEPYGIVVICTLHLIFSAVLGAGGLLHSNKFAGDLGDYPENSKPQKFDFDWDDPDKLTFILGHHLIFLGLGAIMFVEWARIHGIYDPAIGSTRKVLYNLDIAAIWNHQFDFLKIDSLEDVMGGHAFLAFLEIIGGVFHICTKQFGEFTEFKGKGLLGAEAILSYSVVGVSYMAFVAAFWCASNTTIYPVDLYGEPLKLQFEFAPYFTDSLDLGSGTYSSRAWLANTHFYLGFFFLQGHLWHALRAMGFDFKKIGQAFDNIENTKITQN is encoded by the coding sequence GTGTTACAAACTTACGGAAAATCTGATGTCACCTATGACTGGTACGCAGGGAATTCTGGTGTTGTTGGCCGTTCAGGTAAATTCATAGCCGCTCATGCTGCCCATGCAGGATTAATGATGTTTTGGGCAGGAGCTTTTGGATTATTCGAATTAGCTCGTTACGACGCCACTATTCCTATGGGGGCACAAAAAGCTATTGTTTTACCTCACCTTGCTGGTATTGGTATTGGTGGTATTGAGAATGGTGTTATTACAGAGCCATACGGAATAGTAGTAATTTGCACATTACATCTAATTTTCTCAGCGGTATTAGGTGCTGGGGGACTACTACATTCCAATAAATTTGCAGGTGACCTAGGAGACTATCCAGAAAATAGTAAGCCACAAAAATTTGATTTTGATTGGGATGATCCAGATAAATTAACTTTTATTCTTGGTCATCATTTGATATTCCTTGGACTTGGAGCAATAATGTTCGTTGAATGGGCTCGCATTCATGGAATATACGACCCAGCGATAGGATCTACAAGAAAAGTTCTTTACAATTTAGATATTGCTGCTATCTGGAATCATCAATTTGATTTTTTGAAAATAGATAGTCTTGAGGATGTTATGGGTGGACATGCTTTCCTTGCTTTCCTAGAAATAATTGGAGGAGTGTTCCATATTTGTACCAAACAATTTGGAGAATTTACTGAATTTAAGGGAAAAGGATTACTTGGCGCTGAGGCAATTTTGTCATACTCAGTAGTTGGTGTTTCTTATATGGCTTTTGTCGCTGCTTTTTGGTGTGCTTCAAATACCACAATATATCCAGTTGATCTATACGGAGAGCCTCTAAAACTTCAGTTTGAATTTGCACCTTACTTTACTGATTCTTTAGATTTAGGCTCAGGAACATATAGTTCAAGGGCTTGGCTTGCAAATACTCATTTCTACTTGGGTTTCTTTTTCTTACAAGGTCATCTTTGGCACGCACTAAGAGCGATGGGATTTGACTTTAAGAAAATTGGTCAAGCATTTGACAATATAGAAAATACAAAAATTACTCAAAATTAG
- a CDS encoding 2Fe-2S iron-sulfur cluster binding domain-containing protein, protein MKEQKIKIIWPNNNETFVSEGDDWFSSAEKAGLEIPTGCLTGSCGACEIDVNGETIRACISNIKNNKKCTLKVSLTTDPFWEK, encoded by the coding sequence TTGAAAGAACAAAAAATAAAAATTATATGGCCAAATAATAATGAAACATTCGTTTCGGAAGGTGATGATTGGTTCTCTTCTGCCGAAAAAGCAGGTTTAGAAATCCCGACTGGCTGTCTTACAGGAAGTTGCGGAGCCTGTGAAATAGATGTGAATGGCGAAACGATCAGAGCTTGTATCAGTAACATTAAAAATAACAAAAAATGTACGTTAAAGGTTTCTTTAACTACAGACCCATTTTGGGAAAAATAA
- the glyQ gene encoding glycine--tRNA ligase subunit alpha, whose protein sequence is MFFQDIIKNLNDFWSEQGCLIMQPYDTEKGAGTMNPHTFLRAIGPEPWSVAYAEPCRRPTDGRFGDNPNRAQHYFQYQVIIKPSPDGIQEKYLISLESLGINPKDHDIRFVEDNWESPTLGAWGVGWEVWLDGMEVTQFTYFQQCGGLDCNPIPIEITYGLERIAMFLQDKDSIWDLNWNKNMKYSDIWLQFEKSQCSYNFNDSSPVNLRKLFEIYQDEANTLIQKKLTYPALDFVLKCSHTFNLLDARGVISVTDRAQYIEKIRKLAKEVASSWVVERESLDYPLKSKSF, encoded by the coding sequence ATGTTTTTTCAGGATATAATTAAAAATTTAAATGATTTTTGGTCAGAACAGGGTTGTTTGATTATGCAACCATATGATACCGAAAAGGGAGCTGGAACGATGAATCCGCATACCTTTTTAAGGGCTATTGGACCAGAGCCTTGGAGTGTGGCATATGCCGAGCCATGTAGAAGACCTACAGATGGACGTTTTGGTGATAATCCAAATAGGGCCCAACATTATTTTCAATATCAAGTAATAATTAAGCCATCACCAGATGGAATTCAGGAAAAATATCTTATATCTTTAGAGTCTCTTGGAATTAATCCTAAAGATCATGACATAAGATTCGTTGAAGATAATTGGGAGTCACCAACACTTGGAGCTTGGGGAGTAGGCTGGGAAGTCTGGCTGGATGGAATGGAAGTTACTCAATTTACTTATTTCCAACAATGCGGGGGTTTAGATTGTAATCCAATTCCTATTGAAATTACATATGGATTGGAGAGGATCGCAATGTTCTTGCAGGATAAAGATAGTATTTGGGACTTAAATTGGAACAAAAATATGAAATATAGTGATATTTGGCTTCAATTCGAAAAAAGTCAATGCTCATATAATTTTAATGATTCTAGTCCTGTTAATCTCAGAAAATTATTTGAGATTTATCAAGATGAAGCAAATACCTTGATTCAAAAGAAATTAACTTATCCAGCGCTTGATTTTGTTTTGAAGTGTAGTCATACTTTTAATTTGCTGGATGCAAGGGGAGTTATTTCAGTTACAGATCGTGCTCAATATATAGAAAAGATTCGAAAATTAGCTAAAGAAGTTGCATCATCTTGGGTAGTGGAAAGAGAATCGCTGGACTATCCATTAAAAAGTAAGTCTTTTTAG
- the fldA gene encoding flavodoxin FldA: MTVGIYYATTTGKTEDVADRLHNFISSAEAPKDVSDVDDLSELESLDGIICGIPTWNTGADEERSGTAWDSILEDIGELSLSGKKVAIFGLGDSSTYTENYCDAMEELHSYFIKAGAEMVGYVDKSTYTFDESKSIIGERFCGLPLDEDSESDLTDSRLETWASQLKVEIPSLA, encoded by the coding sequence ATGACTGTAGGAATTTATTACGCAACTACAACTGGAAAAACTGAAGACGTAGCTGATCGTCTCCACAACTTTATTTCATCAGCAGAAGCTCCTAAAGATGTATCTGATGTGGATGATCTTTCAGAATTAGAAAGTCTTGATGGAATCATCTGTGGGATACCTACCTGGAATACTGGAGCAGATGAAGAAAGATCAGGAACTGCCTGGGATTCAATATTGGAGGATATTGGTGAACTAAGTTTATCCGGTAAAAAGGTTGCAATTTTTGGTTTAGGAGATTCTTCTACTTATACAGAAAATTATTGTGATGCTATGGAAGAACTTCATAGCTATTTCATTAAGGCTGGTGCTGAAATGGTTGGTTACGTAGATAAATCAACTTATACATTTGATGAGTCGAAAAGCATCATTGGAGAAAGATTTTGTGGATTGCCTCTTGACGAAGATAGTGAATCTGATTTGACTGATTCACGTCTTGAAACCTGGGCTTCACAGCTAAAAGTTGAAATTCCATCATTGGCATAG
- a CDS encoding Fe2+-dependent dioxygenase, giving the protein MNYLTHQLLNSEELEVLRKKLKDEKLLWEDGKQTAGKQASKVKNNLQLRRDSDLSKKFSGLIIKKILSNDLIKSFALPKKVHGTIFSKSTIGMRYGRHIDNAYMSSGRADLSFTIFLNCKNNYEGGALSIESFNSEKKFKLDAGEIIIYPSTFLHAVEEVTAGERLVFIGWIESYIKSIEERENLFDLDAAARSLLNKHGRSEELDLIFKSYSNLLRRLGD; this is encoded by the coding sequence ATGAATTATTTAACTCATCAATTATTAAATTCTGAAGAATTAGAAGTTCTTAGAAAAAAATTAAAAGATGAAAAATTATTATGGGAAGACGGTAAGCAAACTGCAGGTAAGCAAGCTTCCAAAGTAAAAAATAATTTACAACTTAGGAGAGATTCAGATTTATCAAAAAAGTTTTCTGGATTAATAATAAAAAAAATACTAAGTAATGATTTAATTAAAAGCTTCGCTTTACCCAAAAAAGTTCATGGAACAATCTTCTCAAAATCTACGATTGGAATGAGATATGGACGTCATATTGATAATGCTTATATGTCTTCAGGGAGAGCAGATTTATCTTTTACTATATTTTTAAATTGCAAAAACAATTATGAAGGAGGTGCATTATCAATTGAGAGTTTCAATTCAGAAAAAAAATTTAAATTAGATGCGGGGGAAATAATAATTTATCCAAGTACATTTTTACATGCAGTAGAAGAAGTTACTGCTGGTGAAAGGTTAGTATTTATTGGTTGGATTGAAAGCTATATTAAAAGCATAGAAGAAAGAGAAAATTTATTTGATCTAGATGCCGCAGCTAGATCATTACTTAATAAGCATGGTAGATCTGAGGAACTTGACCTTATTTTTAAATCATATTCGAATCTTTTAAGAAGATTAGGTGATTAG